In one window of Mesoplodon densirostris isolate mMesDen1 chromosome 4, mMesDen1 primary haplotype, whole genome shotgun sequence DNA:
- the LOC132489072 gene encoding LOW QUALITY PROTEIN: ubiquitin-associated protein 1-like (The sequence of the model RefSeq protein was modified relative to this genomic sequence to represent the inferred CDS: inserted 2 bases in 2 codons; substituted 1 base at 1 genomic stop codon): MASKKLGADFHGTFSDLDDVPFKTGDKFKTPAKVGLPIGFSLPDCLQVVREVQNGFSLEKKTIEWAEDIKKIQEAQWEEEHRAEEAEAKVNSKSGPEGDSKMSFSKTHSIATMPPPINPILASLQHNSILTPTQVSSSATRQKVXSPPHTKADFNPADFECEEDPFDNLELKTIDEKEELRNILVGTSGPIMAQLLDSNLPRGGSGSVLQDEEVLASLERATLDFKPLHKPSGFITLPQLGNCEKMLLSSKVSXPPIPEVSNIKSLSFPKLDSDDSSQKTAKMASSFHSTSCLRSGTFRNSLKPSTQSSASELNGHHTLGLSALNLDSSTEVPTLNHSQMPSLSVLYVCTEESSPPNTCPTVTPPNSSMSQVPNTPSCPQAYSELQTLSPSEWQCVEMVINMGYSYEYVLKAMKKKGENIEQILDYLFAHGQLCEKGFDPLLVEEALEMXQCSEEKMMEFLQLMSKFKEMGFELKDIKEVLLLHNNNEDNALEDLMARAEAS; this comes from the exons ATGGCTTCTAAGAAGTTGGGTGCAGATTTTCATGGGACTTTCAGTGACCTTGATGATGTCCCATTTAAGACAGGAGACAAATTCAAAACACCAGCTAAAGTTGGTCTACCTATTGGCTTCTCCTTGCCTGACTGTTTGCAGGTTGTCAGAGAAGTACAGAATGGCTTCTCTTTGGAAAAGAAAACCATTGAGTGGGCTGAAGATATTAAGAAAATCCAAGAAGCCCAGTGGGAAGAAGAGCACAGGGCTGAGGAAGCAGAAGCTAAAGTGAATTCTAAGAGTGGTCCAGAGGGTGACAGCAAAATGAGCTTCTCCAAGACTCACAGTATAGCCACAATGCCACCTCCTATCAATCCCATCCTTGCCAGCTTACAGCACAACAGCATCCTCACCCCAACTCAGGTCAGCAGCAGTGCCACAAGACAGAAAG CTAGCCCACCCCACACAAAGGCAGATTTCAATCCTGCTGACTTTGAGTGTGAAGAAGACCCGTTTGATAATCTGGAGTTAAAAACTATTGATGAGAAGGAAGAGCTGAGAAACATTCTGGTAGGAACCAGTGGACCCATTATGGCCCAGTTATTGGACAGTAACTTGCCTAGAGGTGGCTCTGGGTCTGTGTTACAGGATGAGGAGGTCCTGGCATCCCTGGAGCGGGCAACCCTAGATTTCAAGCCTCTTCACAAACCCAGTGGCTTTATAACCTTACCACAGTTGGGCAACTGTGAAAAGATGTtgctgtcttccaaagtgt ctccccccatccctgaAGTAAGCAATATCAAGTCCCTGTCCTTCCCCAAACTTGACTCTGACGACAGCAGTCAGAAGACAGCCAAGATGGCAAGCAGTTTCCACAGCACATCCTGCCTCCGCAGTGGCACGTTCCGGAATTCCCTAAAGCCTTCCACCCAAAGCAGTGCCAGTGAGCTCAATGGGCATCATACTCTTGGGCTTTCAGCTTTGAACTTGGACAGTAGCACAGAGGTGCCAACCCTGAACCATTCCCAGATGCCTTCCCTCTCTGTCTTGTATGTGTGCACAGAAGAATCATCACCTCCAAATACCTGTCCCACGGTCACACCTCCTAATTCCTCAATGTCACAAGTGCCCAACACTCCCAGCTGTCCCCAGGCTTATTCTGAACTGCAGACGCTGTCCCCCAGTGAGTGGCAATGTGTGGAGATGGTGATCAACATGGGCTACTCATATGAGTATGTCTTGAAAGCcatgaagaagaaaggagagaatattGAGCAGATTCTTGACTATCTCTTTGCACATGGACAGCTCTGTGAGAAGGGCTTTGACCCTCTTTTAGTGGAAGAGGCTCTGGAAATGTAGCAGTGTTCAGAGGAAAAGATGATGGAGTTCCTTCAGTTAATGAGCAAATTTAAGGAAATGGGCTTTGAACTGAAAGATATCAAGGAAGTTCTGTTATTACACAACAATAACGAGGACAATGCTTTGGAAGACCTCATGGCTCGGGCGGAAGCCAGCTGA